From the Candidatus Krumholzibacteriota bacterium genome, one window contains:
- a CDS encoding molybdopterin-dependent oxidoreductase, protein MSEINNYCSICSLACPVIFRGGSRSPSFTRDSILSIDWDDREGSKYGGSLCARGNSAVEFVSHPKRLNYPFVLGKRSNFEAAVKETAKNLASIKAESGAGSIGVLIGENLTNEEAALALKFAKDVIGTSSIEIFAPDDTPLFSAYLDCDFSALSTTAEKPAGTKSVYLMIGDSFSDHPCTAKTVLAGKNSGRGNEIIVISPELNHTAWFAGTHLMCNPGGETAVVAGLLKAAAAKSANPLVPALKSIIDGIEWGDIEKLGGIERKIVEKAAFSILGSAKIETYMSNIFGRFSSPGLLSLFAEALTSICPGEKLFDPQFVQQNTWGIYSVLAGAGCGTVLGKLESSDIEALVILGLDLFSVYPAAPVEKALREKKFTVATQLFWGQTAARSNVVIPAAGLMEKKGTVSPSFRDDLVRKEAIDPPAGAFSDEEFLRALAREMGADLGSADVRRKTERSGSCEGLAARWTSYSNSLRANGSSQAVLLPWSEPVHAADGAITRHLHWSRVTSPGPKLLVSKEAAAELGLAGGEKVKVSSDGGEEVFKTEVTERLRGKTVAASIHFPSVRKLFPWKLDEKSECVILAPVPVNLERQSEKS, encoded by the coding sequence ATGAGTGAGATAAACAATTATTGTTCGATCTGTTCGCTGGCCTGTCCCGTTATTTTCAGGGGTGGAAGCAGGTCGCCTTCCTTCACAAGAGATTCGATCCTGTCGATAGACTGGGACGACAGGGAAGGTTCGAAGTATGGCGGCAGTCTTTGCGCGCGCGGTAACTCCGCGGTCGAATTCGTCTCCCATCCGAAAAGACTGAACTATCCGTTCGTCCTCGGGAAAAGGTCGAATTTCGAGGCGGCGGTAAAGGAGACTGCCAAAAACCTTGCTTCGATCAAGGCTGAATCCGGAGCGGGGAGCATAGGTGTCCTTATAGGGGAGAACCTGACCAACGAAGAAGCCGCTCTCGCGCTGAAATTCGCGAAAGATGTCATTGGTACTTCCAGTATAGAGATCTTTGCTCCTGACGATACGCCTCTCTTCTCGGCATATCTCGATTGCGATTTTTCCGCCCTGTCGACGACGGCCGAAAAACCGGCGGGCACTAAAAGTGTCTATCTGATGATCGGTGATTCCTTTTCCGACCATCCGTGTACGGCAAAAACGGTCCTGGCCGGAAAGAACTCGGGCAGGGGTAACGAGATCATAGTAATAAGTCCGGAACTCAATCACACGGCGTGGTTTGCAGGCACACACCTTATGTGCAATCCCGGCGGAGAGACTGCTGTAGTGGCGGGATTGTTGAAAGCTGCGGCGGCAAAAAGCGCCAACCCGCTTGTCCCCGCGCTGAAAAGCATTATTGACGGTATCGAATGGGGAGATATAGAAAAACTCGGCGGAATAGAAAGAAAGATCGTCGAAAAAGCGGCATTTTCGATTCTCGGATCTGCGAAAATCGAGACTTACATGTCGAACATATTCGGAAGATTCTCCTCCCCTGGGCTGCTTTCTCTCTTTGCCGAGGCTCTTACGAGCATCTGCCCCGGAGAGAAACTCTTCGACCCGCAGTTTGTCCAGCAGAATACCTGGGGTATCTATTCGGTCCTGGCTGGAGCGGGATGCGGAACGGTCCTGGGGAAACTTGAAAGCAGCGATATCGAGGCTCTTGTGATCCTGGGGCTCGATCTTTTCTCTGTATATCCCGCGGCTCCGGTGGAAAAAGCGCTCAGGGAGAAGAAGTTCACCGTAGCCACGCAGCTCTTCTGGGGACAGACCGCCGCGCGTTCAAACGTAGTCATACCGGCGGCGGGACTGATGGAGAAAAAAGGAACGGTCTCGCCATCGTTCAGGGATGATCTAGTACGGAAGGAAGCGATCGATCCGCCGGCGGGGGCTTTTTCTGATGAGGAATTTCTCAGGGCGCTCGCCAGGGAGATGGGAGCCGATCTCGGTTCGGCCGATGTCAGAAGAAAGACTGAAAGATCAGGGTCGTGCGAAGGGCTTGCCGCGAGATGGACCTCCTATTCGAATTCGCTCCGGGCGAACGGATCTTCCCAGGCAGTGCTGCTACCGTGGAGCGAGCCGGTCCATGCAGCCGATGGAGCGATCACCAGGCATCTTCACTGGTCCAGGGTGACATCACCCGGACCGAAGCTTCTTGTCTCGAAAGAGGCTGCCGCTGAACTCGGGCTTGCGGGAGGAGAAAAAGTCAAAGTCTCCTCCGATGGCGGAGAAGAAGTATTTAAAACGGAAGTCACCGAAAGACTCAGGGGCAAAACAGTTGCCGCTTCGATACATTTTCCTTCGGTCCGAAAGCTGTTTCCGTGGAAACTCGATGAAAAATCTGAATGCGTGATCCTTGCGCCGGTTCCCGTCAACCTTGAGCGTCAGAGCGAGAAGAGCTGA
- a CDS encoding 4Fe-4S binding protein — MEKRIYINMNLCTGCRACAAACAGGHDEQGLLKHGPVEESALMPLHCRHCDTPLCLEVCPQDAIKKEEDGTIVRKNQLCIGCKSCIMACPFGVMFVYSTWHISPKCDLCQDRLKEDKQPRCVSTCTSGALVFEELTELEKKHGNATEGGRYFTRWMLTR, encoded by the coding sequence ATGGAAAAAAGAATCTATATAAACATGAACCTGTGTACCGGATGCAGAGCATGCGCCGCTGCGTGCGCCGGAGGGCATGACGAACAGGGGCTTCTAAAGCACGGACCGGTCGAGGAGTCCGCGCTCATGCCTCTGCATTGCCGCCACTGCGATACGCCTCTTTGTCTTGAAGTCTGTCCACAGGACGCGATCAAGAAGGAAGAGGACGGAACGATCGTAAGAAAGAACCAGCTGTGCATCGGGTGTAAATCATGTATCATGGCCTGTCCGTTCGGAGTGATGTTCGTCTACAGCACCTGGCACATCTCTCCGAAATGCGATCTCTGCCAGGATCGACTCAAGGAAGATAAGCAGCCAAGGTGCGTTTCTACATGTACTTCCGGAGCGCTTGTCTTCGAGGAACTTACAGAGTTGGAGAAAAAACACGGAAATGCCACTGAGGGCGGACGCTACTTCACCCGATGGATGTTGACGCGTTAG